The following proteins are co-located in the Magnetococcales bacterium genome:
- a CDS encoding bacteriohemerythrin, with product MSQITKIQICKGVYWVEIPQAGLKVLCGCPADSVKHLMKRGLIVTMETKGVPYETGPSAILLSDLVIQNGHIANLAEFPVMQMLYKQGMILPNHPNNTGAKPLLIGRGEQVKSQMQTIFRGNYGLISEDEILETGTPPEDAEWMMRIKRWFAFGNIRPFQELLEARIVEDSPVEIQNGAFIQRKRLNVFEFQYDDERVSVDLNLGPNDAYESAYPLGFQRIKREYFGIIHSGEGDGWDVDRPTMSSILMFQGKIYLIDAGPNLLYSLTALGIGISEIEGLFHTHAHDDHFAGIATLMRAGHRIKYYATPLVRASVEKKWSALLSLDTQAFADFFDIQDLTFERWNQIEGLEVKPIFSPHPVETSLFLFRTLWENGYPTYAHFADISAFDVLKRMITDSPTEPGISATFFETVRSAYLTPADLKKLDIGGGLIHGRAEDFRDDASGKILLSHIARELTDAEKEIGSSAPFGVTDTLIPDRSDSLRRSAYEFLRSYFPTAKRHDFRILLNSELGELNPGTIILKEHEVNKTIFLILAGSVERIQTKQNLKSVLSAGSLLGDLTGLYQLPSPATYRTASFVQVLKFPFRIYLEFVKRNDLYSKIEAIHEARDLLEQTSLFGEGLSHTTQIEVAESMHLHQYQTGEEVAAGEERDFLYLVKRGRMERFLGEESIEMLGPRDFFGEETAVFDTPSLFGIRAVSRTDVYRIPAKVVRAIPIVRLKLFEAFRKRMGILLESEKRLTLFHWREAFSINVQVMDAQHRKLLQVADSIHAVLNRSETPQQSVHKSLKILIEFAKCHFHDEEELMIRHGYEALASHRQQHEVLLERIHAFQVQLQMEADWSGIDFPRFFKEWIIDHILPEDKKFGSFLNGKGIY from the coding sequence ATGTCCCAAATCACCAAAATCCAAATCTGCAAAGGGGTCTACTGGGTTGAAATTCCCCAGGCTGGGCTGAAAGTCCTCTGCGGCTGCCCTGCCGACAGCGTCAAGCATCTCATGAAACGGGGACTCATCGTCACCATGGAAACCAAAGGGGTGCCTTACGAAACCGGCCCCAGTGCCATTTTACTCTCCGACTTGGTGATACAAAATGGGCACATCGCCAATCTGGCGGAATTCCCGGTGATGCAGATGCTCTATAAACAGGGCATGATTCTCCCCAACCATCCCAATAATACCGGTGCCAAACCCCTGCTCATCGGTCGTGGGGAGCAGGTTAAAAGCCAGATGCAGACCATCTTTCGGGGCAATTATGGTCTCATCTCCGAAGATGAAATTTTGGAAACCGGCACCCCGCCGGAAGATGCGGAATGGATGATGCGCATCAAGCGCTGGTTTGCCTTTGGCAACATCCGCCCCTTCCAGGAACTCCTGGAAGCCCGCATCGTTGAAGATTCCCCTGTGGAAATTCAAAACGGGGCCTTCATCCAACGTAAGCGGCTCAATGTCTTCGAATTTCAATATGATGATGAACGGGTTAGCGTCGATCTCAATCTGGGCCCCAACGACGCCTATGAATCCGCCTATCCTCTGGGATTTCAACGCATCAAGCGGGAATATTTCGGCATCATCCACTCTGGCGAAGGAGACGGCTGGGATGTGGACCGCCCCACCATGTCCTCCATCCTGATGTTCCAGGGTAAAATCTATCTGATTGATGCGGGCCCCAACCTGCTCTATAGCTTAACGGCGCTCGGTATCGGCATCAGCGAAATCGAAGGTCTTTTTCATACCCACGCCCACGACGACCATTTTGCCGGTATCGCCACCCTCATGCGGGCGGGCCACCGGATTAAATATTATGCCACCCCCCTGGTGCGGGCTTCGGTGGAAAAAAAATGGTCGGCCCTGCTCTCCCTCGACACCCAGGCCTTTGCGGATTTTTTCGACATTCAAGATCTCACCTTCGAGCGCTGGAACCAGATTGAGGGGCTTGAGGTCAAACCGATTTTTTCTCCCCACCCGGTGGAAACCAGCCTGTTTCTCTTTCGTACTCTCTGGGAAAATGGCTATCCCACCTATGCCCACTTTGCCGACATTTCCGCCTTTGACGTCCTCAAGCGGATGATCACCGACTCCCCCACCGAGCCGGGCATCAGCGCGACCTTTTTCGAAACGGTCCGCAGCGCCTATCTCACCCCGGCTGATCTTAAAAAACTCGATATCGGTGGGGGGTTGATTCATGGCCGGGCTGAAGATTTTCGGGACGATGCCTCGGGAAAAATATTGCTTTCCCACATTGCCCGGGAGTTGACCGATGCCGAAAAGGAGATCGGCTCCAGTGCCCCCTTTGGGGTCACCGATACCCTGATACCGGATCGTTCCGATAGCCTGCGCCGCAGCGCCTATGAATTTTTACGCTCCTATTTTCCCACAGCCAAGCGCCACGACTTCCGGATTTTGCTCAACAGCGAACTGGGGGAGCTGAATCCCGGGACCATTATTCTCAAGGAACATGAGGTCAATAAAACCATCTTTTTGATCCTGGCCGGTAGTGTGGAGCGGATCCAAACCAAGCAAAACCTCAAAAGCGTGCTGTCAGCAGGCTCCCTCCTGGGGGATCTTACCGGGCTCTATCAACTCCCCTCCCCGGCGACCTATCGCACCGCCAGCTTTGTCCAGGTGCTCAAATTTCCCTTCCGGATCTATCTGGAGTTCGTCAAACGCAACGACCTCTACAGCAAAATTGAAGCAATCCACGAAGCCCGGGATCTGTTGGAGCAGACGTCACTCTTTGGTGAGGGACTCTCCCACACCACCCAGATCGAAGTGGCCGAATCGATGCACCTCCACCAATACCAGACCGGGGAAGAGGTGGCGGCTGGAGAGGAGCGGGACTTTCTCTATCTGGTCAAAAGGGGACGGATGGAGCGATTCTTGGGGGAGGAGTCCATCGAAATGTTGGGCCCCCGGGATTTTTTCGGGGAGGAGACGGCAGTCTTCGATACCCCCAGCCTGTTCGGTATCCGAGCGGTCTCTCGAACAGATGTCTATCGGATTCCCGCCAAGGTGGTCCGAGCCATTCCCATCGTTCGCCTCAAGCTGTTCGAAGCCTTCCGTAAGCGCATGGGCATCCTGCTGGAGAGCGAAAAACGGCTGACCCTTTTCCACTGGCGGGAGGCTTTCAGTATCAACGTCCAGGTGATGGACGCCCAGCACCGCAAGCTTTTACAGGTGGCTGACTCCATTCACGCCGTTTTAAACCGCTCGGAAACCCCCCAGCAAAGCGTACACAAGTCGTTGAAAATTTTGATTGAGTTTGCCAAGTGCCACTTCCATGATGAAGAAGAACTCATGATACGTCATGGCTATGAGGCCCTTGCCAGCCATCGGCAACAACATGAAGTGCTATTGGAACGAATCCACGCTTTTCAGGTCCAACTCCAGATGGAAGCAGATTGGTCAGGTATCGATTTTCCGCGTTTTTTCAAAGAGTGGATCATCGACCACATTCTGCCGGAAGATAAAAAATTTGGCTCCTTCCTGAATGGGAAGGGAATCTACTGA